One Syntrophorhabdus sp. genomic window, GGGGATCACGTGAAAAAGGGCGACCTTATCGTCGAGATCGACGATCGTGAGATCCTTGCGAACATACGCAATTCCGAGGCCGCCGTGGAGCAGCAGCGCAGGGACCTCGATGCGAAACATGCTCAGGACGCATACAACCAGACGAACTACGAGCGGGAGCAACGCCTTCTCGCGAAGGAGTATACGACCAGGGACAGTGTCGAAAAGGCCAAGCGCGAACGTGATGTTTCGCGCGCCCAGGTCGAGCTCGGCAAGGCAAAGGTGAAGGAGGCCGAGGAGAAGCTCAAGGCCCTCAGGGTAAGCCATAGCTACACGAAGATCTACGCCCCCATATCGGGTTACATCTCGGCTGTCGCCACCCAGGAAGGGGAGACGGTGGTCTCGGGCCTGTCCGCACCGAACCTGATAACCATCATCGATCCCACGAAGCTGGAGATGTGGATATACGTGGACGAGACCGACATCGGGAGGGTGAAGCCGGGACTCAAGGTGGAGTACTGGGTCGACGCCTACCGTGACAGGATATACAAAGGCGTCATAGACCGCATCTATCCCCAGCCGGAGATCAAGGAGAATATCGTTTACTATCTCGCCATCGTCAAGATCGACCCCAACGATGCCCTTACCCTGAAGCCGGAGATGACAAGCCATGTCCGGATCATCATCGAGGAGAAGGCGAATGTGATCGTCGTGCCCAACGGGGCGATTCGCTTTGAAGACAGGAAGAATGTGGTCTATGTGAGATCGAAGGGCAAGAGCGTCCGGCAGGAGGTCGTCCCCGGCGTCCGCGACCAGAGCTACACCGAGATAACATCGGGGCTCACCGAGGGGCAGCAGGTCATCGTCCCATCCATGGCTCCGGCTGCAAAGAAGCCGCAGAACAACGCGGGCTC contains:
- a CDS encoding efflux RND transporter periplasmic adaptor subunit, with the translated sequence MKRKILYAIAALCLIVLIVFFVTRKGDRPKEGEPFTVKRANVVYSTEQTGIIKAQVGAIVKVGTRATGTLNRLKFQVGDHVKKGDLIVEIDDREILANIRNSEAAVEQQRRDLDAKHAQDAYNQTNYEREQRLLAKEYTTRDSVEKAKRERDVSRAQVELGKAKVKEAEEKLKALRVSHSYTKIYAPISGYISAVATQEGETVVSGLSAPNLITIIDPTKLEMWIYVDETDIGRVKPGLKVEYWVDAYRDRIYKGVIDRIYPQPEIKENIVYYLAIVKIDPNDALTLKPEMTSHVRIIIEEKANVIVVPNGAIRFEDRKNVVYVRSKGKSVRQEVVPGVRDQSYTEITSGLTEGQQVIVPSMAPAAKKPQNNAGSRK